A section of the Diabrotica virgifera virgifera chromosome 8, PGI_DIABVI_V3a genome encodes:
- the LOC126890196 gene encoding uncharacterized protein LOC126890196: MDDEKYFTLSNSEMKGNDGFYTRNVQDAPDEVRFKGKVKFADKILVWCAISEAGVSQPFVGRVRGEAPNADIYIDRCLTKLVQFINTHHYNDEIIFWPDLASCHYARRTTDWLTAQNINFVPKRDNPPNVPQARPIEEFWAVLSQMVYNNGWEAQNEDQLRRRILQKFREIDLETVQRLIAHARPNLRAIEDHGPLSVL, translated from the coding sequence ATGGATGATGAAAAGTATTTTACTTTATCCAATTCCGAAATGAAGGGCAACGACGGATTTTATACACGCAATGTACAAGATGCACCGGACGAAGTTAGGTTTAAGGGAAAAGTGAAATTTGCCGATAAAATTTTGGTATGGTGTGCCATCTCAGAAGCTGGTGTTTCACAGCCGTTTGTTGGGCGTGTTCGCGGTGAAGCTCCTAATGCTGACATTTACATTGACAGGTGTCTTACAAAGCTTGTTCAATTTATAAATACTCATCACTACAATGATGAAATTATATTTTGGCCCGACTTAGCGTCATGCCATTACGCCAGGAGAACTACAGATTGGTTAACTgctcaaaatataaattttgttccCAAGCGCGACAACCCTCCAAATGTGCCTCAGGCGAGGCCTATAGAAGAGTTTTGGGCTGTTTTGAGTCAAATGGTGTATAATAATGGCTGGGAAGCCCAAAATGAAGATCAGCTAAGGCGaagaattttgcaaaaatttcgtGAGATCGATTTAGAAACAGTCCAAAGACTTATTGCACATGCAAGACCAAATTTACGTGCCATCGAAGATCACGGACCTCTTTCTGTTCTATAA